GTTTATGCGGATTGGCAGCGCTAATACGACCAACAGAAGTCATTACAGTTTTGATTGCGGTCTTATGGGGCATCCAAAACTTCAAAGAGTTAAAGGAACGACTTGTTGCTAACTGGAGGTATTACACCCTTATGGCTTTTGCATTTTGCGTGGTTATTTCCATTCAACCACTATACTGGAAATGGGCCACAGGAGAGTGGATCGTATATAGTTACCAGGATCAGGGTTTCAATTTTTTAAAACCTCACTTGTGGAAAGGGATCTTTGATTTCAGAAGTGGCTGGCTCATTTACTCACCCATATTCATCCTGGTGATTCCTGGTTTTTATTATTTGTATCAGCAGCAGAAGAAAATATTTCCAGTGGTGCTTTTATTTAGCGTTCTGTTTATTTATATCTGTTTTTCATGGGATCAATGGTGGTATGGTGGCAGCTTAGGTGCCAGGGCAATGATTCAATGTTATCCTGTATTAGCTTTTGCATTAGCGGCATTTGTGCAAAACATTACGGAGAAAAAAGAATGGGTGAAGATCGGTTTCGCTGCTTTTTCTTCACTATGTATGTATTATAATTTCTGGCTTACACACCAGGCGCACAAGGGAGGATTGTATAAAGCCGGGGAAATGACAGGAGCATACTGGAAAGCTGTGTTGTTTAAGCAGGAGGCAAACAGGAAATGGGATTACCTGCTCGATAATAATGAGCTTTACAAAATGTATCCCCAGAATGTAACTACTGTCTATACAAATAATTTTGAAACAGATACATCGGCATTAGTGACAGAAATAGATAGTGTAAACGGAAAAAAACTATTGCTTTCAAAACCGGATCAATACAGCACGGAGTTTAAATTCGCATTAAAGAAGCCTCAACAGAAATGGATCAGAGCCAGTGCAGATTTTACATCGGTACAAAAAGAATGGGAGACCTGGCGAATGGTTCAGTTTTGTATTCGCTTATACAAGAACGGGAAAATGGTAAAACACAACTACCTGCGTGTTCACCGTTTGCTAAACGATAACGAGACGAAGAATATATTTATTGATATGAAGGCTGGTAATATTGATTTCGACGAAGCAAGAATATATTTCTGGAACCCAGCCAGTGATAAACCGCTTATAGTTGACAATCTGCAGGTTGTTACATTCGATTACTGAGCAGATACTATTTGATTCGCTTGTTTTAGTTTAATCAGTTTCACAGTACCTTTTTGAAGAAGAACAGAATCGAATAAATATTGATAACCTGGGTTTTCATCAATTATCCTGCTGTCGCTATATATATAACGTACATTCTTTGTGCGAATCATATCATCTATCCATTCCTTTGGTAATTGATCGTTATTAAAAACATATCCTTTTTTATCAAGCAGATATGGCCAGATATGTAAAGACACATCATTCATGAATATGCAACGTGCTTCTACTGGTATGGCCTGTTTTAATTCCTGCTGATGAATAATTATATTATCATTGATATAAGAGCGTTCAACTGTCCAGTTCTCCTGTACCGTACCATAAGTGAGTACCGGCATTAACACTGCAATAGCAGTAATTATGTAATTGGCTAAACGGGTATAACTAAACAGGAAATTAATTCCGGCAGCAATCAGTAAGTAAAGAAATGGAAGAAAAGGCATCAGGTAGTAATCATGAATAATATCAATTGGAAAGAATTCGTAAACGAAATAGAGAACAACGAGCAGAAAGCCTGAAGCAATTTGCCAAAATAGTTGCTTTTTATAGTAACGCTTCACAACTATTGCAATTACACCGCAAAAGAGTAAGATCAGTCCGGCGTAATTTAACAGCAATTGAGGCAACATGGTTGTATAGTGATATTGGAGTATTTCGCTAATACGGTTTGACTGACCGCTGTAGTTGAAGTTGCCTTTTAATACAGGGTTTTCGCCCCATTCGGGTATAACTGTGTAATACCAGGTTGCTGCTGGTATCATTAAAAGGAGGTAAGGCAAAGCAAATGAAATTTTCTTACTGATGGGTGACGGGTTTTTAGCACGGGTGGCTAAAATTGATGAAAGAAATGCATGCGCATAAATACCGGCGAAGAGAATATATGGCAGTTTAATAAGGGTAGCAAATCCGACACAAGTAGCAGAAAGAATTACAAATAAAAAACGGTTAGAGTTCCGGTATTTTATAAAGTAATACATTGACCAGATTGCAAAACAAAGCGCCAGAT
The DNA window shown above is from Lacibacter sp. H375 and carries:
- a CDS encoding ArnT family glycosyltransferase yields the protein MNTSLFSKYRSALTIAVIILVSILMHWSVFQKDLIGIHVWRQSQTQLNISNFYRVDNNILHPRVNILDTAGEPQILRTDFPLMQWTVAQLYHVFGESIVVTRICMFLLGIISITGFFLLVYALFKQFHVAAIAAWSFSFSPVFYYYTLNPIPDNLALCFAIWSMYYFIKYRNSNRFLFVILSATCVGFATLIKLPYILFAGIYAHAFLSSILATRAKNPSPISKKISFALPYLLLMIPAATWYYTVIPEWGENPVLKGNFNYSGQSNRISEILQYHYTTMLPQLLLNYAGLILLFCGVIAIVVKRYYKKQLFWQIASGFLLVVLYFVYEFFPIDIIHDYYLMPFLPFLYLLIAAGINFLFSYTRLANYIITAIAVLMPVLTYGTVQENWTVERSYINDNIIIHQQELKQAIPVEARCIFMNDVSLHIWPYLLDKKGYVFNNDQLPKEWIDDMIRTKNVRYIYSDSRIIDENPGYQYLFDSVLLQKGTVKLIKLKQANQIVSAQ